Below is a genomic region from Methanobacterium sp..
AAAGAGAGAAGCTTAATGATATTTGCTTATTACTGCTGGATCGTTGGACTGGCAGCTATAGTAATTAGTTTACTATTTTAATTTTCTTTTTTAGACTATGAATTAAAAAAAGAATTACGCCTTGTTTTAAAGAAAAAAAATCTAATTTGCTATTTAAATGTTTTAATTTAAATATATCAATTTAATCTCTTGAAACATACTAAGTTATAGGGTTTGTACTTATTTTTAAACCAGAAACCTTTTGATATTTCATTAAAATCTGAAATTACGCATTCAATTGTATTAATATCTTTAGACATAAACCATTTTTCAGTTTTCTCCAGTAATTTTTCTCCAATTCCTTTATTTCGATATTTTTCTGTTATGCATATTTCTACTACTGTCCCTACATTTTCTTCTTTATAAACAGGGGGAAGCGATGATTTTTCGGCAATTATGTAGCCTACAATTTTATTTTCAATTTCGCAGACTAAGACTATGTTCTCATGGCTTTTGATGACTTTTTCAAGATAAAATGTATAGATTTCCCTTGCATCAGCTTTAGTCTCATATATATTGTTTTTTTGGATATGAAAATCCATCATTTCTTCCCATAAATCTACAATTGATTTTGTGTCATCAACATTTGCTTCTCTTATCATGTTATCCCTGGAAATCTA
It encodes:
- a CDS encoding GNAT family N-acetyltransferase, which produces MIREANVDDTKSIVDLWEEMMDFHIQKNNIYETKADAREIYTFYLEKVIKSHENIVLVCEIENKIVGYIIAEKSSLPPVYKEENVGTVVEICITEKYRNKGIGEKLLEKTEKWFMSKDINTIECVISDFNEISKGFWFKNKYKPYNLVCFKRLN